In Nitrospirota bacterium, the DNA window TCTTGTAGAGTTCCTTTTTGTGTCGCTCCGGTCCGTCCTTCACGTACCAGTCGCGGTGGTAGGTCACGAGATAGTCATAGGCGCCGATCAGGAAGGAGCCGGAACCGCAGGCTGGGTCGAGGATGCGGAGTTTGGCGATCTGCTTGGGTGTCTTCTCTTCACAGAGTTTCCCCACGGTCTGCTTGACGATGTAGTCCACGATGTAGGCCGGCGTGTAATAGACGCCGCCGGCTTTCTTGACCTCCGGCTTCTCTTCGACCCTGGCCTGGTGCCCGGCCGTGAGGCGGATGACCTTGCCGAGGAACTGCTCATACACCTGCCCGAGAATCTCCGCCGGAAAGACGGAGAACTCGTAGGGGCTTTTCGGCGCATAGAGGCGGTCAATGATGTCTTTGAGGACCTTGTCGTCAACGATGAGGTCGAGCGTCAGCTCATCCGGCGCCTCGGCGCGGTCCGCTTCGCGCTGAAAGTGGAAGAGGCCGGAGTTGTACCGGTCGTCGGCTTGGCGGAACAGGTGCTTCAGCCGGGCGTAGGTGTGCTCGCCGTTCAGCAGCGCCTGGAGCTGTCCATAGTGCTCGGCGCCCCGGTCTTCGCAGATGCGCAGGAAGATGATCCGGTCAATGGTACGCTGGACGGCGAAGTTGAGGTCATGCACGGACAGCGCGCGATTCCGCAGGGCCAGGTTCTTGGCGAGCACGTCCCGCCACTGTTCGATCTCCGCCAGGAACTCGGCATCCACCGTGGCCGTGCCGCGTTTGCGGTCCGCCGCCGCGTATTTGTCGAAGGAGCCCTTGAGCACGGCGTCCTTGGAAAAAACGGACGCGATCTCCTCCCACCGGGTCTCATAGTCCCGATAGGTCAAATAGAGGCTGCGGTGCGCGCTGGGCTTGTCGGTCGAAGCCGGACGGGTCCGGCAGTCATAGACGACGAACTCTTCGAAATCGGTCAGGATGGACAGGGGGAGCTTGGCGGACCAGGCATAGCGCCGCAGTTGATAGGCCGGCGCCGGATCGTCTTTCAGATTGACGGCGGGATTTTTCGCTTCGACGAAGAACTTGCGCGTCCCGCCGATGCGAAAGCAGTAATCGGGCGCCTTCTCCACACCACCGATCTTGACCGCATCCTCGTGGGTCACCTCACGGTAGGCCGGCGCGTACCCTTGCCGGTTGGTGACATCCCATCCCAAGGCTTCAAAGAAGGGGTCCAGGTATTCCCGGCGCAGTTGCGTTTCATTCAGCCCATGCTCCCGGTACTCGTCCCGGTTGTGTCCGAACCGGGCGATGAGATCCAGGACTTGTTGCGGCGGACCTTGGGGCATGGACGGCCTCGCGGTGACCAGGGAACAGCGGCCTGCGGGAGTCTACGGAGCAGGGTCCGCCCTGTCAAGGTTGAGCGGGAACCCAGGGCAGGGTACAATGCACTTGCAGGCCGGAGGAGACAACCTGATGACGTCCCCGCGGGAGCTGGACGAGGTGCTGGCCCGGTACGTGGCCGATTTCGTGGCGCGGAACGCCGCGGCGCGAATCCTGAAGAAGGGCCTGGATGAGGTCGGGGTCGGCTTCTTTCCCCTCGCCGACCACATCACGTTCCGGACGGACGACATTGACCGCCGCGCGGAGGAGTTTCTCACGCTGGGCTACGCCTTCTCCGAGACGCTCCACTACGAGGACTGGTTCGCCAAGGTCTACCGCAAACCGGGCTACCCCGCCCTGTTCATTGACCAGGCCTACCCGGACGAGCGGGGCAAGACCAGCATCATTCCCGCCTGGGTCCGGCAGTTCGGCGACCGGACCCTGCATCACGTCGCCGTCCGGGTCGAAGACATCGAGCAGGCGATGGCCCGGCTGCAGCGGGCCGGCGTGCGGTTCGCCGGCTCGATCGTGGGCGCGCGCGGCGGCCCGCTGCGGCAGATCTTCACGGTGCCCGAGGAGGTCAACGGCGCCCCCTTCTCCGTCGTGGAGTTGGCCGAGCGGCGCGAAGGGTTTCTCGGCTTCTCCCCGCCCCAGGCCGACGGCCTCATGAAATCCACCGTCCGAAAAACCAGTGACAAGTGACGGGTGACGGGTGAGGGGGACGCGGGGACAGCGAGGCCCGCTGGATCCCTAGAGCAACGGGCGATCCGCGTCGCCCCTTCGCCGCGTCTCCGCGTCGGTCACTTTACGTTTCACGTCTCACGTTTCACGTCTCACGATTATTACCTCTCCATCGTTTCTGCTGTTGCCCCCATCGGTAAAGTTTGCTATGGTGAGGGCCGCGTTTCCGCCGGCCCGCTGAGCTGGCCCCCGCGCACCGAGGAGCCTGCATGGTCTGGAACCCGAAAGATCCCTGGAGCAAGCGGACCGACCCGCTCGAGGACGTGCTCCGCCAGGCCCAGGAACGGTGGGGCCCGCGGCTCCCCTCCGGCGGCGGGCTTCGCGGGGCGATCCTGGTCCTCGTCGCGATCTTGTTCATCTGGCAGGGCACCTTCATCGTGGCACCGGACGAGGAAGGCGTCGTCAAGCGGTTCGGCGACGTGGTCCGCACCGCCGGCCCCGGCCCTCACCTCAAGATCCCCTTCGTCGAGACCGTCGAACGGCCCAAGGTGGAAAAGCTGCACCGGCTGGAGATCGGGTTCCGCACCGACCGGCAGGGCCGCCAGCAGATGCTCCCCAAGGAGGCCCTCATGCTGACGGGGGACGAGAACATCCTGGCCGTGGAGTTCATCGTCCAGTACAAGATCAAGAGCGCGAGAGACTACCTGTTCAACGTGGACGAGATCGAGGAGACCATCCAGAAATCGGCCGAGGCCGCGATGCGCGAGGTCATCGGGAAGAGCAAGATCGACGAGGCTCTGACCACCGGGAAGGCGCAAATCCAGCAGGATACCCAGACCTTGCTCCAGGGCATTCTGGATTCGTACCAGGCCGGCGTGCAGATCGCCGCGGTCCAGTTGCAGGACGTGGACCCGCCGGAGGCGGTCGTGGCGGCCTTCAAGGACGTGGCCAGCGCGAAGGAAGACCGGGAGAAGCTGATCAACCAGTCCCAGGGCTACCGGAACGACATCATTCCCAAGGCCAAGGGGGAAGCCGCGCAAGTCGTGAACCAGGCCAAGGGCTACGCCCAGGCCCGCCTCACGAGAGCGCAGGGCGAGGCCAACCGGTTTCTCCGGACCCTGAAGGAGTACAACCAGGCCAAGGACATCATCAGCAAGCGCATCTACATCGAGACGATGGAAGAGGTCCTGCCGGGCATCGAGAAGGTCATCGTGGACGGCAAGGCCGGGGACCGGCTGCTTCCCTTCCTGCCTCTGGAGCGGCAGCGCCAGGGGGCCAAGGCGCCGGCTGCCTCCGCGGAGAAGAAGGACTCGCCGTGAAGCAGAACCTCCTGATCGGAATCGGCGTCGTCCTGATCCTCCTGGTCGTGCTGGGGGCGTCGCCCTTCTTCATCGTGGACGTCACCCAGACGGCCATCGTGGTCCAGCTCGGGAAACCGGTCCGCACGATCACGCAGCCGGGGCTCCAGTTCAAGGCCCCCTTCATCCAGGAGGTGACCTATTTCGACAAGCGGCTGCTGGACTACGACTCCTCGGCGCAGGACGTGATCACTCAGGACAAGAAGACGCTCCTCATCGACAACTTCGCCAAATGGCGGATCATCAATCCGCTGAAGGTCTACCAGGCCTTCCAGACCCAGCGCGGCGCCCTTCGGCGGCTGGACGACATCATCTACTCCGAGCTGCGCGTCGAGCTCGGCCGGCACGACCTCTCGGAGATCGTCTCCAAGACCCGCGCGCAGATCATGGCGGTGGTGACCGAGCGGGCCAACGAGAAGGCCAAGGCCTACGGGATCGAGATCCAGGACGTGCGGATCAAGCGGGCGGACCTGCCCGAGCAGAACGAGAAGGCGGTCTTCGCGCGGATGCAGGCGGAGCGGGAGCGGCAGGCCAAGCAGTACCGGGCCGAGGGAGCCGAGGAGGCCCAGAAGATCCGGTCCGACGCGGAGAAGGACCGGGAGATCATCCTGGCGGAAGCCTATAAGACGGCGGAGGAGCTGCGGGGGGACGGGGACGCCAAGGCCTTCAAGATCTACGCGGAGGCCTACCGGCAGGACCCGAAGTTCTTCGAATTCACGCGCTCGATGGAAGCCTACAAGAAGACCTTCAGCACCAACTCGACGATCGTGATCAGCCCCGATTCCGAGTTCTTCAAGTACCTCAAGCAGCGCTGATTCCAAAACGATGAATGCGGAACGCAGAATGCTGCACTGACAGCACTCCCCCGTTCAGCGTTCATCTCACGAGAGTCCCACGATCTCTCCCGTCTCCGGGTCCAGGTCAATCCGTTCCCCGGACGGCACCCTGGGCAGCCCCGGCATGAGTTGAATCCCGGAGCAGACCGCGGTCAGGAAGCCGGCCCCGGCCAGGATGCGCAGCTCCCGGATCGGCAAGGTGAAGCCGGAGGGCCGGCCCTTGAGCGCCGGATCGTGAGACAGCGACAGGGGGGTCTTGGCCATGCAGACGGGAAAGCGGCCGAATCCCAGCTTCTCGGCCGTTTCGATCTGAGCCCGGGCCGACCCCTCGTACGCCACGCCGGCGGCCCCGTAGATCCGCCTGGCCACCGTCTCGATCTTCTGCGTGATCGGTGCCTCGTCGGGATAGAGCGGGGCATAGGTCGAAGGCTGCCGGCAGGCTTCGACCACCGCCCTGGCCAGTTCTTCCGCCCCCTTGCCCCCGTCCGCCCAGTGGGTGGACACGGCCGCGCGGGCGGCGCCAGCCGACAAGGCCCAGGTCCGCACGTATTCCAGCTCCTCCGCCGGGTCGCCCTTGAAGACGTTGATCGCCACCACCGCGGGAATTCCGAAAGCCTTCACGTTGGCGATGTGCTGCTCGAGGTTGGCGAGCCCCCTGGTCAGCGCCCCCCGGTTCGGGCCGGTCAAGCCGGGCGGGAGCGGCGACCCGGCCTTCACGACGCCGCCTCCCCCGTGGAGCTTCAAGGCCCGCAGCGTGGCCACGACCACCGCGGCGTCGGGGCGGAAGCCCGACGCGCGACACTTGATGTGGAAGAACTTTTCCGCGCCGAGGTCGCTGCCGAACCCGGCCTCGGTCACGGCATAGTCCGCGGTGCGAAGGGCGATCGCGTCGGCCAGGATCGAGCAGTTCCCGTGGGCGATGTTGCCGAAGGGGCCGGTGTGGACCAGGGCCGGCGTGCCCTCGAGAGTCTGGACTAGGTTGGGACAGAGGGCGTCCTTGAGCAGGGCCGCCATGGCGCCGGCGCATCTCAATTCTTCCGCATGTACGGCTTTTCCGTCCCTGGCCAGCCCGACTAGGATCCGGCCCAGCCGCTTCCGCAAGTCGGAGAGACCGGAGGCGAGGGCCAGGATCGCCATCACTTCCGAGGCCTCGGTGAGAACGAACTCCCCCGGCCGGTCCGCCTTGCCCTCCGAGCCGCGCAGGAGCACCCGGCGGAGCGCCCGGTCGCTCACCCCCATGACCCGCGGCCAGGCGATCCGAGCCGGATCCAGATTCAGGCTGTTCCCGTGGAACAGATGATTGTCCAGAAAGGCCGAGAGGAGGTTGTGGGCGGCCCCTGTCGCGTGGGCGTCGCCGGTCAGGTGGAGGTTGATGTCCTCCATCGGCACGACCTGTGCCCGTCCTCCTCCCGCGCCTCCCCCCTTCACCCCGAACACCGGCCCCAACGAGGGCTGGCGCAGCGTGACGACGGCCTTATGCCCCAACCGGCAGAGCGCCATCGCCAGACCGATGGAGGTCGTGGTCTTCCCCTCCCCGAGCGGCGTCGGATTGATGGCGGTGACGAGGACGTACCGGCCCAGCGGACGGCCGGCGAGGCGCCCGAGGACCGACAGGGACACCTTGGCCTTCCAGCGACCGTAGGGGATGATCTCGTCTTCACGGAGCCCGATGTCCTGGGCAACCTGTTGGATGGCGCGCGGCTTCACTGACCGGACAATGGCGAGATCGCTCACCTTGCTCTTCTCCCTCCCCCGTTCACGCTCTCCCCGGTCGAGGCGAAGCGGAGTATAGCACACCGGCTTGCAGGCGCCAGCGGACCGGAAGCAGAGCGGCCCGACGAGGGGAAATCGGCGAGCTGGGACAAGCCCGAGCGGGGAGCTTTCTCGAAAAGAGCGGGAACGGATTCGGAGCGGAGGGGACCGGTCAGTTGAGGATGTACCGGTGGGGATTCACGGGGCGGCTGTTGAACTTCACCATGTAGTGGAGGTGCGGGCCTGTGGACATGCCAGTGCTTCCCACCAACCCGATGAGGTCTCCGCGCTTCACCCGATGGCCGGTCTTGACCAGGACCTTGGCCAGGTGTCCGTATTGAGTTTCGACCCCGTACTGATGGTCAATGGCCACCATGTTGCCCATTTTGTTGTCAAAGCCGGTGGCCACCACCAGTCCACCAGCCGGGGCATACACCGGAGCGTTGGGCGGCGCGCCGATGTCCAACCCGTCGTGCATGGCCGGCTGGCCCGTGAACGGCGAGATTCTGACGCCGAACCCCGAGGTCACCCAGCCTTTCACCGGCCAGACGGAAGGGGTCGAGGCCCACCGGACGGTCCGCTCCCTGGCGACTTCAGACAGCTCTTCCAGGGACCGTTCCTGGGTCAAGGCCTCCCGTTCCAACCAGGCGATTCTCCGCCGCACCTGGGTGGCAAGGTCTATGTCCGGGGTCTGGTTTTCACCCGACAGTTGAAGCTCCGTCCGTCGGTTGGGCTCGGCCGGAGGCCCCCCGTCCGTTCCACCCACCCCCTCGCCGTTCAGAGGCGTTTCCTCTCCGCCCTGCCCGTTCAAATAGTCTTCCGGCTTGAGCGTCTCGATTCCCAGCATAACCCGGAGCTTTTCGTTCACTTCTTTCATGGCCAGGACCCGGCGTCGCAGATCCTCCAGGGCGGTCGCGAAGGAGCTCGTCTGCTCACGGGCGGTCACCAGCTCTTGGCGGATCGTCTGCAACTCCCACACTTCCCCCGTCTGGATCACATACTGGGCCATGAAGCCCAACTGGGCCAAGACCAACAGCATCCCGATCACGACCGCTTTGCGGACGATCGCTTTGGGAAGACTGAACCGGAGGGGACTGACCGTCGGCCCCCGAAAGATCACGATGGTGTAGGCGTCGCGTTCCCGGTCCATATCCGGCTCTCCTTAAAAAGGCCCCTGACCAGCGGGGGTTAGTCTACTGAACCCCCCTTCAAACGGTCAAGAATTATTCGCGTTCGCCAATTCCCTCAATTTTTCTTCGGCTTGCCGGTCATTTCGCTGATCCAGTCCAGGTAGTTGCCGGCCCCTTTTGCGAGTGGAACCGCGATGATCTCCGGTACCGAATAACTATGCAGGCTCTTCACGGCCTTTTCCAGTTGATCAAACAGCTCCATACGGGACTTCAGGATGAGCAAGGCTTCCTGCTCCTCGGCGACCTTCCCCTCCCACCGAAATACCGAGCGAATCCGAGGGATCACGTTGGCACAGGCAACCAGTTCTCCCTCGACCAGCTTTCGCCCGATCGTGACGGCCTCTTCCTCTGACGAGGCGGTAACGAATACGATGATCTGATCGGTCGCGTCAGCCATCCACAGGCTTCTCTATCGGAAGAAACTGAGCAACTTTTATGCTCGCGCTTCCCAAATTTCGCAATAACTTTCAGGAAAATCAACTCGTTACGTTGATTTATTGTGGCTGACTCCCCCCTCCACGAGGGAGTCTGTTCCATCCTGATTGGCTCATTTTCCGTCCCCTTCGTGCAAATTCTGCCTACCAGCCCGCCTGGATCGGTCCCTCTGGTCCGTCCGTTGACAGGCTCTGAAAGCGGGGCTTATCATACAGACGACCACCCGCATACAGGATACAGACGGAGGCACGGACATGGGCTTCACCATCACTCCCCATGAGTTGAAGGATCGTTTAGATAAAGGCGAGACGTTATGCCTGCTGGATGTGCGCGAGCCGTGGGAAAACTCTCTGGCGAAGATCGCGGGATCGGTCCTGATCCCGCTGGGCACGCTCCCGCAATCGCTGGATAGACTGGACCGGGAGGCCGAGATCATCGCCTATTGCCACCACGGGATGAGGAGCGCCGACGCAACGGGGTTCCTGCTCCAGCAGGGCTTCAAGAACGTCAAAAACCTGGTCGGAGGGATTGACGCCTGGTCGCTGCAAGTCGACCCAAGCGTCCCGCGGTACCGCTGATCCATCCAATAAACGCCCTTTCGATTCGTGAGTCTCCGGCTGGGACCGTTCACGTTCCCAGCCCGCGGAAATATTCCACGGTCCGGGCCAGGCCTTCCCGAAGCAGGACCCGGGGTTCCCATCCAAGTTCCCGCCGCAGTTTGCTGGAGTCCACGGAGCTGCGCAGCTGCTCTCCCTTTTTCGCCGGCCCGTGGAGCTCTTTGCAGCCCGGGTTGGTCAGATCCGCGACCAGCCGGAACAGATCGTTGATCGAGGTCTCTTCCCCCGTGCCCACATTGTAGGTCCCCTGGACATCCTTTCCTATCGCCGCCAAGTAGGCTTCGACCACGTCGTCCACGTAGACGAAATCCCGGGTCTGCCGGCCGTTTCCATTGATCACCGGCTGCTCACCGGCCAGGATCTTTTGGGCAAAGATCGCGACCACGCCGGCCTCCCCGTGCGGATCCTGGCGCGGCCCGTAGACATTTCCCAGGCGGAGGCTCACGGCTTGGATCCCGCTGAGTTGCTGGTAATAGGTCAGGTAATACTCGCCGGCGAGCTTACTGATCCCGTAGGGTGAGAATGGTTTCGTCGGATGGGTTTCCGGGGCCGGATAGACCTCCTGTTCTCCGTAAATGGCTCCGCCGGAAGAGGTGAAGACGGCCTTCCGCACCCCGTGCTGGACGGCCTGTTCGAGCACGTTGATCGTGCCGAGGACATTTACCTGCGCATCGAAAATCGGATCCTCGACCGACCGGCGGACGTTCATCTGGGCGGCCAGATGCATCAACATCGCCGGACGCTCCTTCCGGAATACCCGCTCCAGACGACTGCCCTGGATGTCCAGCTTGTAGAAGCGGGCGGCCCGGTTCAGGTTTCGCCGCTTGCCGGTCGAGAGGTTGTCCACCACCGCCACCTCGTGGCCCTCCTGGATCAGGCGGTCCACAAGGTGAGAGCCGATGAACCCGGCTCCCCCGGTCACCACGATCTTCATGCCATCCCTATCGCCATTCCCAACGCCACCGAAGAGCCCAGCCGATCGTTATCCGTCTGCACGCTACGTTGCTCTGGCCGAGTCCTCCGTCATGCGTCTGAGTCCGACCAGCACTTCCCGGTTGCCCTTCTGCCCCGGCACGGGGGAGTCCAGGACCCCGACCTGCGTCAAGGCCAGGCCGTCCGCACAGGCCAGGACCTTCTCGGCCGCCGCGCGGCGCAGCCGCTCGTCACGGACGATGCCGCCCTTGCCCACCAGTCCTCGGCCGACCTCGAACTGGGGCTTCACGAGGGCGATCACCCAGGCCGGATCGCCGAGAAACGGCGTCACGCAGGGCAGCACCAGCGTGAGCGAAATGAACGAGACGTCGATGACCGCCAGATCGATCGGCTCCGGCACGGCGGACCGCTCCAGGTAGCGGATGTTGCGCCGCTCCAGGACCGTGACCCGGGAATCCTGCCGCAGCCGCCAGTCCAACTGCCCGTATCCCACGTCCACCGCGTAGACCCGGCGCGCCCCCCGCTGCAGGAGACAATCGGTAAACCCGCCGGTGGAGGCGCCGACGTCCATCGCGACGAGGCCGGTCGGATCGATTCCGAACGCATCCAGCGCCGCCGCCAGCTTCCCCCCGCCGCGGCTCACGAACGGCGAGGCCCGGTGTGCGACCTCGATCCTGGCGTCGGCCGACACGAGCTTCGCCTGCTTGTCCACCGGGACGCCGTCCACCGTCACCGACCCGGCAAGGATCAATCGTGCCGCTTGCTCGCGGCTCGGCACCAGCCCGCGTACGACCAGCGCGCGATCCAATCGTTCGCGGGCCGGAGACGCCTTGCGGACCATAGTGGGTCGGGAAAGGCCGGACGAGCGGGCGCCCGTGGAGCCGCGCCGACTCGGCAGGCAGGTCAGGTGGACGGGGACGAATCGCCGGACTCTTCGTCGTCAATCGTAAAGGCACGGAGCCGCTTTTTGCCGTCCTTGTCTTGAATCAGCACCTCGACCTTCCGTTCCGCATCATCGAGCATCTTCAAGCAGGTCTTGGACAGTTTGACGCCTTCTTCGAAAATCTTCAGCGATTCGTCGAGCGACAGATCGCCTTTCTCCAGCTCCGCCACGATGGTCTCGAGCCGGGCCATGGCATCTTCAAACTTGATCGCAGCCACACGGACCTCCTCGTGAACGGCGCGCGCCGGCGAATCGGCGGACGCTATTATACCCTCACGGCCTCCGGGGTCAAGCGCTCAACGATCGGGCAGGACCTTGCGGACCGCGCAGAGCAACTGGCCCTCCGCGAGTCTCGCGCGCACCTCGTCCCCGATCGAGACGTCGGTCGCCCGCCGGACCACCCGGCCGTCCGGAACGGTCTGCACGATCCCGTAGCCGCGGGCCAGGATCGCCAGCGGACTCAGCCCGTCCAAGGCCAGGGCCAACGAACGCACCGCCTGGTGCCGGAGGGCCAGCGTGCCCGCCACGCTCCGCTCCGTGCGCTTCAACAGCTGCGGCACCAGCAGGAGCGCGCCTCGGATTCTGGCCAGCGGACTCGCCAGGCCCAACTCATGCCGGGATGCCACGAGCCGTTGCCGGAGTCCCAGAAGCGAATCCTGCACCGCATGCAAGAACCGGCCGGTGGCGTCGTCCAGCCGCTGCGCATGACGCTGGAGCGGCAGCACCCGGACCGAGAGGGTCCCTTCGCAAGCCTCGACCCGATGCCGGGCCAGGGTCAGCCACAGACGCATCGCCCGCTCCCGCCGCGAGCGGAGGTCCTCCAGGGTCTGGAACAATTCTTCCCGCACCGGCACCACCGCCTCCGCCGCAGCCGAAGGGGTCGGCGCCCGGTAGTCCGCCGCGAAATCGGCCAACGTGTAGTCGATCTCGTGCCCCACGGCGGACACCACGGGAACGAGCGAGGAGGCGATCGCCCGGACGACCGCCTCCTCGTTGAAGCACCAGAGATCCTCCCACGACCCGCCGCCCCGCCCGACGATCATCACGTCCACGAGACCGGAGGCGCCCAGCGTGCGGATCGCCTCCGCGATCCGCGGCGCCGCGTCGGCCCCCTGGACCGGAACGGGACAGATCACGACGCCCAGGGAGGGGCAGCGGCGCGCGAGCACGGCCAGCAAGTCCCGGACGGCGGCGCCGGTCGGAGAGGTCACCAGCCCCACCCGACGCGGCAGGAAAGGCAGCGGCCGCTTGCGGGCCTCGTCGAAGAGCCCCTCGCGCGCCAGCCTCTCCTTGAGTTGCTCGAACGCCAGTTGCAGGGCGCCGACGCCCTTGGGCTCCAGATAGTCCAGGATGACCTGGTACTCCCCGCGGGGCTCGTACACGGTGAGGCGGCCGCGCACGATGACCTGGAGACCTTCCCGGAGCGCGAAGCGGAGGCGCTGCGCGCCGGTCCGGAACAGGACCGCCCGGAGCTGACTGTCGGAGTCCTTCAGGGTGAAATAGAGGTGCCCGGAGGAGGGAGTCCGGAGGTTGGACACCTCGCCCTCGATCCAGACGTCGGGGAACTCCTGCTCGAGCCGGTCACGAACCAGCGCGGTGAGTTCGCTGACCGTGAGAATCCGCTTCGGCTGAGCGCCCGCGCCCATGCGGATACGATCACCTGCGACGCAAGCAGGCGGACGGGAGACTCCATCGCATGCGCCTGCCGATCATTCCGGGATCCGAAGCCGCTGGATGCTGACGGCCTTCCCGATCGCCCCGTCCAGCTCGATCAACGCCGCGCTGAAGACGGCCGGCCCGGAGGCGACCTCGAAGCGGCGCGGCATCTGCGTCAGGAACTTCTCGATGGCGAGCTCTTTCCTGATGCCGATCACGGAGTGGACCGGACCGGTCATGCCGATGTCCGTCAGGTAGGCGGTCCCCTTCGGCAGGATCTGCTCGTCGGCGGTCTGGACGTGGGTGTGCGTGCCGACCACCGCCGTCACGTCCCCGTCCAGAAAATGGCCCATCGCCATCTTCTCGGAAGTCGCCTCCGCGTGCATGTCCACGATGATCGCCCGCGTCTCAGCCTTGAGCTTCGCCACTTCCCGCCTGGCCGCCTGGAACGGGCAGTCCAGGGACGGCATGTACACCCGCCCCATCAGCTGCAGCACCGCGAGCCGCTCCCCGCCGGCCGTCTCCACCACCAGGCTCCCGCGTCCCGGGGCCCCGTCGGGATAGTTCGCCGGCCGCAGCAGCCTCGGCTCCCGCCCGATGAACTCCACAATCTCCTTCTTGTCCCACGCGTGGTTGCCGGTGGTGATCACCGAGAGCCCCAGATCGAACAGCTCACCGGCCAGCTCGGGAGTGATCCCGAACCCGCCGGCCACGTTCTCCCCGTTGCCGACGACCAGGTCGACGCCGTGCTGCGCGACGACCCTGGGAAGCGTGCGCGCGATCGCCCGCCGGCCCGGCTCCCCCACGATGTCGCCGATGAACAGAACTTTCATGGCTTCGCCCA includes these proteins:
- the xseA gene encoding exodeoxyribonuclease VII large subunit translates to MGAGAQPKRILTVSELTALVRDRLEQEFPDVWIEGEVSNLRTPSSGHLYFTLKDSDSQLRAVLFRTGAQRLRFALREGLQVIVRGRLTVYEPRGEYQVILDYLEPKGVGALQLAFEQLKERLAREGLFDEARKRPLPFLPRRVGLVTSPTGAAVRDLLAVLARRCPSLGVVICPVPVQGADAAPRIAEAIRTLGASGLVDVMIVGRGGGSWEDLWCFNEEAVVRAIASSLVPVVSAVGHEIDYTLADFAADYRAPTPSAAAEAVVPVREELFQTLEDLRSRRERAMRLWLTLARHRVEACEGTLSVRVLPLQRHAQRLDDATGRFLHAVQDSLLGLRQRLVASRHELGLASPLARIRGALLLVPQLLKRTERSVAGTLALRHQAVRSLALALDGLSPLAILARGYGIVQTVPDGRVVRRATDVSIGDEVRARLAEGQLLCAVRKVLPDR
- a CDS encoding TIGR00282 family metallophosphoesterase, translating into MKVLFIGDIVGEPGRRAIARTLPRVVAQHGVDLVVGNGENVAGGFGITPELAGELFDLGLSVITTGNHAWDKKEIVEFIGREPRLLRPANYPDGAPGRGSLVVETAGGERLAVLQLMGRVYMPSLDCPFQAARREVAKLKAETRAIIVDMHAEATSEKMAMGHFLDGDVTAVVGTHTHVQTADEQILPKGTAYLTDIGMTGPVHSVIGIRKELAIEKFLTQMPRRFEVASGPAVFSAALIELDGAIGKAVSIQRLRIPE